DNA sequence from the Halogranum gelatinilyticum genome:
ACGACGGTCACCTACTACCCTCACAGCTACGAGGAGTATATCGCGAGTCCGGCTGTCTTCACCGAACTGCAGGAAGATGCCGCGAACGACTGCAACAAGACTTTCTCGAAGTCGACATACGAGGTGTACCAAGCGGTGTTAGATGCGTACGCGTTCCCGGACACAAGCGATAGCGACGAACTCATCGAATCCGAGTTCGGCAGAGCGCTCACTGAGCGACTGATTGCTGATGTTGGCGACTACAAGTACGTGAAAAACGGCTGCAAGCAGGCCCTGAGACACTTGCTCCGTATTCGCAACCAGAACTACTTCACTGGCGACGTGGACGCATTCGAGCAGTTCGTCCGAGATCGTCTTTCGGAGTTGAACGACCGCCGTGCCGGGGACGAGCGCTTCCCGGTTCAGGGACTCGGCGGCGACCCGAACTATCGCTACGTGGATAACCGAGACTGCATCCTGGAGGGTGGTTCGCGATGACCGCTCCGAACGACCAACAGCAGGACCTCATCGACAGTACACAGGGCATTCACGTCGTAGACGCCGGCGCGGGGACGGGGAAGACGTTCACCGTTACCCGTCGATACGCAGAGATCGTCGACCAGGACGACGTCGAGCCCGAGGACGTCCTCCTCGTGACTTTCACCAACAACGCGGCGACGGAGATGCGAGAGCGGATCGTCGCCAACTGTGACTACGGAATGCGGGAACTCGCTGACGCGCCGATTCAGACGTTCCACAGTCTCTGCCACGACATCCTCATGGAACATGGCTTCGAGGCACCGACACTCCTCGGCATCGACGACCGGATTACGGGGTCCACACGCGTCCTCGAAGACGAGAACGTCGAGAAGACCCAGTTCCGCGAGTTCATCCGTCGATTCAGCGACGACCACCCCGAGTACGACGACTTCTTCCGCGCCGTCGAGGAGCCGGTCGAACTCCTCGGGTTGATCAATCAGCTCGCAGCAAAGGGTGTCTTCCCGACCGCTGATGGCTGGTATCGAAACGGCGAGCGGCATTTGGATGGCGACTTCGCGGCGTTCCGTGAGATCTTCGACGAACTGAATCAGCCCCGGAACGACGGGAACAAGCAGTCCAAGCTCCGCTCGAAACTCGGGGGCTACGGGAACGACAAATGCTACCTCGCAGACGCGCCCGAGGAAGACGAGATCCGTGGCGGATGGGGTGAGAAGCAAGTTCCCGCTGCCGTCGCACGACTGGCGTTTGAGGAACAGCGAGAGGGCCTCAAGAACTTCGTCCACGACGTCTATCACGAGTACCTGCAGTTCGCCCTCAGTCGGAACTACCTCAACTTCAGCTTCCTCCAACTGTTCGCGTTCGTCCTGCTCTGTGACGACCACCGACTCCGCGACGACGTTGCCTTCGAGTACGTGATGATCGACGAGTTCCAGGACTCGAGCGAGATCCAGTTCAAACTCGCCCTCCTGCTCGCGGACACGAACAACGTCTGTGTCGTCGGCGACTGGAAACAGAGCATCTACTCCTTCCAGTACGCTGCCGTCGAGAACATCACCGAATTCGAGTCTCGCTTGGATCGATTCGTCGACGAACTCAACGAGGACCACGAGCGAGTCTCGTGGGCGACACGCCCGATCATCGATATCGAACTCGTCGAGAACTACCGGTCAACACAGGCCATCCTCGACTTCTCCGAGCACAGCCTGATCACGCCCGCTGCGAGCAAGGACGACGTCGACGAGGCAGCCGTCCGAGACCGCATCGTGGCGCTCTCCTCGAACGCCCCGCACGAGAACTCCCGCATTGAGGCGATTCAACACGAAGACGAACACGAGGCCGTCCTGACCAAGATACAGGAGATCGTCGGGAACGACGCGTATCAGATCGAAGAGGACGACGAACTCCGTCTCCCGGAGTACGGTGACATCGCCGTCCTCACCCGGACTCGTGACTTCGGTCGGGAACTCCTCTCGGTTGCCGAAGAGTACGGCTTACCGATGGCGTACGAGGGTGGCATCGAGTTGTTCCGGTCCGACCCGGCGAAGCTTCTGCTTGCGTGGCTGCGGATTCTCGAATCCGTCGCGGATAGGGGCTGGGCCGTCGTCCTCGAGGAAGCGGGCTACACGCTCGACGAGGTCAAACACGTCCTTGAGAGTGAGGAATACCCCGCCAACATGCAGACGTTCAAGTCGGAGCTTGCGTCGCTGGAGACGGTCGGTGGGGTTGCCCAGCGCGTGTTCTCCCAGTACGACTACAACGGGGCGTATGCCGACGTGCTGCTGACGACGATACAGTCTGTCCACAGCGCGACGACGTTGACACGAGGTGACCTCATCAGGTTCATCGAACGGGGCATCGAGGACGGAAGCACTCACGAAGTTCACGCGAGCGCCGGCACGAACTCGGTGACGGTCCAGACTATCCACGCGGCAAAGGGACTCGAACACCCCATCGTCGTGCTCGCGAACATGAACTCCCATCGCTTCCCACCGTCGGGCGGGAACAGTAACGCGATCACGTTCGACGATCCGATCGGACTCCGTCAGCGGAAGGTCTACGCGGACGACCACGGGTATCCGCACATTCACGACAACTGGCGGAGCGACGTCCTTCGGAAGTGCCTGCCGCGTGGGTACGATGAAGAGCGACGCTTGCTCTACGTCGCGATGACGCGGGCTGAGAGCCACCTCGTGTTCGCTGCAGGCGAGAGCCCGAACACGTTCATCGAAGAACTCCCGGTCGACCTTGAGGAACTGGAACCCGACGTTCAGGAAGCCGACATCACCGAGACGACGCAGGCGCACTTGCAGATTGCTGTGCCGACGCCGGACGGTCCGGTCGGACACTCGCCACACACGCTCATGCGCGACGATGTGTTCGAGGACGTCGACGACGGGAGGGGGACAGCGTTCGGAACGCAGACCCACGAGTTCGCTGAGCGGTACGTGCTGGAAGGAGAAGTCGAACCGTCGAACGACGACGAGCGTCACATCAAGTCGTTCCTGGACTCTCTCGATGGAGAGTTGCGAGTTGAGGAGGACGCGTATCTCCCGCTCACTGTCGACGGCGATCAGGTCACCATCTCAGGAATCGTCGACCTCGTTCACATTCGTCCTGATGCCGTCGAGATCATCGACTTCAAGACCGACCTTGGGCGACACGCCGAGGATGAGTATCGGAAGCAACTCAGCGTGTATTATCACGTGTTGGATGAGTGGTTCCCTGACCGAGACGTGACTGCAGGTATCTTCTATACTGCCCAAGGGGATCGCGTTGACATTGATCCACTCACGAGAGCGGACCTCGTCGAGTTAATAGCTGAAGAACAAGGTTTGGAAACCAGCGCTGCCGAATAGATCTCGCTGTACTCTCTAAATAGCCTCTCGAACGGCGTCGTCGAACGCGATCAAAATCTGTTCGGGGACAAATTGTTCGAAGGTGACGGACCCATCAGCGAATCCAATCGTCACTCGAGGATGTAGTGGTTCGCCTGTTTCTATCGAACGAACGTCGGTCGGGAGAGATACGAGGCCGGTGGCTGCATCAAGCTCTGTGTCTCCGCGTCGAAGCAAGTCCTCGACGATTGAGTCGACGCGGACGTCCGAGATACTCCCCGACTCGGGTTCTTTTGAGCGAACCTCGATTTCTCGGGTGTTATCGTAGGCGTTCGTATTCCGGAGTCGGAGGGTCGAATAGCCATCGACGCAGGCGTCTTCGAACCGGCCTCTGAATCCGTTATCCAA
Encoded proteins:
- a CDS encoding UvrD-helicase domain-containing protein; protein product: MTAPNDQQQDLIDSTQGIHVVDAGAGTGKTFTVTRRYAEIVDQDDVEPEDVLLVTFTNNAATEMRERIVANCDYGMRELADAPIQTFHSLCHDILMEHGFEAPTLLGIDDRITGSTRVLEDENVEKTQFREFIRRFSDDHPEYDDFFRAVEEPVELLGLINQLAAKGVFPTADGWYRNGERHLDGDFAAFREIFDELNQPRNDGNKQSKLRSKLGGYGNDKCYLADAPEEDEIRGGWGEKQVPAAVARLAFEEQREGLKNFVHDVYHEYLQFALSRNYLNFSFLQLFAFVLLCDDHRLRDDVAFEYVMIDEFQDSSEIQFKLALLLADTNNVCVVGDWKQSIYSFQYAAVENITEFESRLDRFVDELNEDHERVSWATRPIIDIELVENYRSTQAILDFSEHSLITPAASKDDVDEAAVRDRIVALSSNAPHENSRIEAIQHEDEHEAVLTKIQEIVGNDAYQIEEDDELRLPEYGDIAVLTRTRDFGRELLSVAEEYGLPMAYEGGIELFRSDPAKLLLAWLRILESVADRGWAVVLEEAGYTLDEVKHVLESEEYPANMQTFKSELASLETVGGVAQRVFSQYDYNGAYADVLLTTIQSVHSATTLTRGDLIRFIERGIEDGSTHEVHASAGTNSVTVQTIHAAKGLEHPIVVLANMNSHRFPPSGGNSNAITFDDPIGLRQRKVYADDHGYPHIHDNWRSDVLRKCLPRGYDEERRLLYVAMTRAESHLVFAAGESPNTFIEELPVDLEELEPDVQEADITETTQAHLQIAVPTPDGPVGHSPHTLMRDDVFEDVDDGRGTAFGTQTHEFAERYVLEGEVEPSNDDERHIKSFLDSLDGELRVEEDAYLPLTVDGDQVTISGIVDLVHIRPDAVEIIDFKTDLGRHAEDEYRKQLSVYYHVLDEWFPDRDVTAGIFYTAQGDRVDIDPLTRADLVELIAEEQGLETSAAE